AATGGGCGTGAGCACCGCGATGTTGATGAAAGGCGGGTAGCGGAGCGTGACCCACCGGTACCGCAGCGGCGGATGGACCACGACGGTGCGCGCGCCGACGGCTCGGGCGAGCTCAACCGTCCGGCGAAGCCGGCCCACCTCGTCCTCGTCCCATCCCTGGATCCCGGGCCGAAACGGGGCATGCACGCTGAGGATCGGGATCGCGGCCTCGCTCGCGACTTCGTTGAGGTACGCGGGATCGCGCGTATCCCACCGGTCGTCGACCATGATCTCCAGGCCGTCGAACCCGGCAGCGGCCGCCAGGTGCGCCACCCGCGCGGTGCCGTAGGTGAACAGGGACCCGGTCGACAGGGCGATCATCGTCCGCGGTCCTAGGCGATCCTAGGCGATCGGGCGCGCTTTCGTATGGGCCAGTTTGCCGCCCTCGAGCAGGTACGCCCGCTCGCGGCGGTTGAGATTCAATGCGACGTTGAACGACGTCTTTTGGGTTACGTTGTTGACGGCCAGGCGCTCCGCGCCGGACTCGACCAGACGGCGGATCTCCGGGATCTCCAGGACATCCCCCAGGCGGATCGTGCCGTGGTCAGCGGGATTCAGGAACGTCATCGGCACGATGCCCCAGTTGATCAGATTCGCCAAGTGGATGCGGGCGAAGTCCTTGACGATCACGCCGACCACCCCCAGGTACATCGGCGCGATCGCAGCGTGCTCGCGGCTGCTCCCCTGTCCGTAGTTGCTCCCGCCCACGATGAAGCCGCCTCCCTTGGCCTTGACCCGGGCGACGAACTCGGGGTCCACGCGGTTGAACACGTAGTCGGACAGTTTGGGAATGTTCGACCGGAATCGCAGAATCTGCGCCCCGGCGGGCATGATGTGGTCCGTGCTGATGTTGTCGCCGAGGACGATCAGCGCCTCGCCGCGGAGCCGCTCCGCGAGAGGCCCCTTGAGGGGGATGCCGGTGATGTTCTCGCCCTTGATGATGGTCAGCCGCGGGGCCTCCCCCGCCGGCGCGGGAGGGACAAGGCTCGAGTTGTCCTGGTCGAGCCGGTCCGGGACTTTTTGCGTCGGAGCCGCAATCCCGAGCTTCCTCGGATCTGTGATCACGCCCGCGATTGCGGTGGCCGCGGCCACCTCGCTCGAGCTCAGGTAGACCTCGTCGTCCTTCTGGCCTGTGCGGCCCTTGAAGTTCCGGTTGATGGCTCGGAGGACCTTCATGCCCTTCGCCGGCACGTGCCCCACCCCGATGCAGGCCCCGCACGTGGCCGCCTCGACGTTGACCCCGGCGGCGATCAGGTCGGTCAGCAGCCCTTCGCGGGCGAGGATTTCGAGATCCAGACGGCTGCTCGGGTGGATGAAGAAGGTGATGTCCGGGTGCACTTTGCGGCCTTTCACGATCTCCGCCACCGCGCGCATGTCCATGTACGACCCGTTGGTGCAGGACCCGACCATGACCTGGTCGACCTTGACGCCCTCGGTCTGCGAAACCGGCACGACCTTGTCAGGGTTGCTGGGGAGCGCCACGAGCGGCTCGATGCGGCTCAGGTCCAGTTCCGTCGACTCGTCGTAGTCCGCGTCGGCGTCCGGGGAGACCCCCTGCCAGTCCTTCTCGCGGCCGATCCGTTTCATGTAGTCCCGGTTCACCGCGTCGGATGGGAAGATTGACGTGCTCGCCCCGAGCTCGGCGCCCATGTTGCAGATGGTGATGCGCTGCTGAATGTTGAGGCTCTGGACCCCGGGGCCGACGTATTCGAACACCTTGCCAAACCCGCCCTTGGCCGTGTTCTCGCGCAGCATCTCGAGGATGACGTCCTTGGCCGTGGACCACGGACGGAGCGTGCCGGTCAAATGGACGCGGACGACGGCGGGCATATCGAAGTAGTAGGGTCCGCCGCCCATCGCCACCGCGACGTCGAGACCCCCGGCGCCCATCGCGTAG
The bacterium DNA segment above includes these coding regions:
- a CDS encoding aconitate hydratase, which translates into the protein MGENLTRKILRAHLIDGRMVAGQEIGIRIDEILVQDITGTAAMMHFEAMQLERVRCKVACVYGDHNVLQVSEENTEDHIYLSTAARKYGMWWAKPGAGIGHQIHQEHFACPGDTALGADSHTPHIGGMGVYAMGAGGLDVAVAMGGGPYYFDMPAVVRVHLTGTLRPWSTAKDVILEMLRENTAKGGFGKVFEYVGPGVQSLNIQQRITICNMGAELGASTSIFPSDAVNRDYMKRIGREKDWQGVSPDADADYDESTELDLSRIEPLVALPSNPDKVVPVSQTEGVKVDQVMVGSCTNGSYMDMRAVAEIVKGRKVHPDITFFIHPSSRLDLEILAREGLLTDLIAAGVNVEAATCGACIGVGHVPAKGMKVLRAINRNFKGRTGQKDDEVYLSSSEVAAATAIAGVITDPRKLGIAAPTQKVPDRLDQDNSSLVPPAPAGEAPRLTIIKGENITGIPLKGPLAERLRGEALIVLGDNISTDHIMPAGAQILRFRSNIPKLSDYVFNRVDPEFVARVKAKGGGFIVGGSNYGQGSSREHAAIAPMYLGVVGVIVKDFARIHLANLINWGIVPMTFLNPADHGTIRLGDVLEIPEIRRLVESGAERLAVNNVTQKTSFNVALNLNRRERAYLLEGGKLAHTKARPIA